Below is a window of Lagenorhynchus albirostris chromosome 11, mLagAlb1.1, whole genome shotgun sequence DNA.
TCCTGGAGATGAGATGGGTCTAATTTAAAGAGAAAGTTGTATCTCTTATGGCTTCTACATGGACCCGACTGGACATCCCCTTTGTCTCAGGCAGATGGAGGTCTCTGTTGGGCCTGCACCTGCCCTTCTCCATGtagctgtctttctctttctttaggcAGCCTCAGTCAGAGCAGCCTCAAATTCCTGCTCCTGAATCCAGCCGTGCACTTTGCCCAGGTGGTAAAGGAATGCCGGGCGGTGGTCCTCGCAGGGGGTACCATGCAACCGGTAAGGACACGGCGCAGCCTCTCGCGCCCAGCTGCTGGGATGGGGAGGATGTAGCATCAGGCCTCTTCCCATCCTGTGAGTCCCCCAGCCAGAAGGGGGTTAGCTTGAGCCAGCCACGCAGTGTCCACCAGGTGGCGTTGCTGTTCTGTCTCGTGgctgggtctggggtggggtgggcactgCCCTGCCCTGGTGTCTCCAGAGAAAGCCATTCTGGAGCTTCAGACCCAGAACGGAGTGCCTTTCCATTCCTGTACCCACCATAGATAcaaccttctctctcttttataaatttaagttTTAGTATACATATTTAGGAAACTCTTATATTTTCATTGTAGGGAGCAGAGACGAGCAAAAACAGGAAATAGATCATAATTCCACCAGCAAAAATTCATTTTGGTGTATATCGTTACAATAGTCTTTGTACTCATAGTTTttacaaatacacatacatatttaaaaaacaaaaacaaaaatggtatcTCCACATGCTGCTGttataatttgcttttctcattcagCAGCAAAGCATCTTCAGCATTTTTCCTTGTCAGCAAATATGCATTTATCCTGCCCAACTCTGGCTGCACTTCATTCCGTATGTGAATATGTTACGTACGACCACCCTTCTTTTGTCAGGTATCTAGGCGATTTGCAGTTCTTCTGTTTTAAATGGTAGAGTGGGAGATACAATTGCATCTCTGCACAGCGGTCACTTCCTTAGGATGTGTCTTAGAACCAAGACTCACTGGCTGAAAGGCAAAGGCTCTTCAACCTCCTCAAGCCGTCAGCTCCCAACCTCAGCTTCCTGTTAGAGTCACCCCTGTAGctgtattatttttccatttttctttcttgtgtgtaGAAGTAGACTTTTATTCACTGGTGTATTAGAATCATTTATGGTTgctgttttttgttgctgttgtcttttaattatttttggctgcgttgggtcttcgttgctgcgcacaggctttctctagttgctgcgagagggggctactattcgttgcggtgcgtaggcttctcattgcggtggcttctcttgttgcggagcatgggctctaggcacgtgggctcagaagttgtggcttgcgggctcagtagttgtggcgcgcaggctctgtagttgtggcacacgggcttagttgctccgtggcatgtgggatcttcctggaccagggctcgaacccgtgtcccctgcattggcaggtggattcttaaccactgcgccaccagggaagtccacagtcGCTGTTTTTGATGCTCAGATTTTCTGAGACTTGGCCTGTGGCAACCCCTCATGCTGCTCTGGTCCCTTTGACATGGCCCCCTTAGTCTTGGGATGCTTCCCTGCTTTCAGCACAAAAAATGTCCCGGGCTCACCTTAACACTTTCCTtgccccagacctggaatcaTTCATTTGTCCTGGGTGCCCTGGTTTCTTCAAAGGGGGATTGGTACTTAGAAACCAACATCTGGGAGCTAGGGCGTTCATAGTGCTCCTGGGTCGTCACCGTTTATAGGCCATTTCAGGGGACAGACCTAGGGAATAGTTTTCAGACATTATGAGTCCACAGTGACATTTCTGTATCAAAATCAGTCATTTTACTTGACCTTACGTAGTATCTGTTACGCTGCAGTTTGATTTCTTATCACATTAACATAATTACTTATTTGCTCTATCTCGAATATActtaaaatagtttcaaaattaTACCagtattctgggacttccctggcggtccagtggttaagactctgcactctcagTGTAGGGGggacaggttcgatccctggtcggggagctaggatcccacatgcagcacagTGTGcccccaacaaaaaaaaaattataccagtATTCTAACAAGAAACTACTGATTGAATTCAtttacatgcatttattttttgcctttaaagTACCCCACTAAGGATATGTGGTCATTAGTGATACAAAGTCACTTGAAGTCAAGCTTTTCTCTGTGTGGCTATATTCTGAGTTTGATAGGGAGGTaggctttcagtttttgttttcaattttagtttgcctttttactttatgTTCTTAAAAATGTCCACATCTGTATGGTTCAAAAGTCGAAACTATATAGCAAGACGTATTCAGAGAGTCTCACCTCTGTCCCTCTTCAAACGTTCCCCATTCCCAAAGGTAATCATTTTTATTAGCTACTGGTCTATTCCTCCAGTGTTtcgttctaattttttttttttttgcaaagatgagcaaattttttttcctttttaatttttttttttttttttttgcggtacacgggcctctcactgttgtggcctttcccgtcgcggagcacaggctcctgacgcgcaggctcacaggccatggctcacgagcccagccgctccacggcatgtgggatcttcccggaccagggcacgaacccgtgtcccctgcatcggcaggcggacttccaaccactgcgccaccagggaagccctccctttcctttcttacaTTAAGGGGAGCTCAGTCAGCTTTAACTTCCCAGCATGCTCTGGCGATCACACGTTAGCAGTGCACAGGGTGGTCTGCGTTCCTTCTGTTAGCTGCATGGTCGTCTGCTGGGGGAGATAGGGAGCTCCTTCGGCCAGTCTCTCTTGAAATGCAGAATGTTACGGATAACCTCACAAGGACTGTCCTTGTGCATATGTTTGGTTTGTGGAGCTGTACTTCAGGGGAGATGCCTAGATAGGGGATTGTGGGTTAAAAGTAAACATATGTCTACTTTGTTAAATAGTGTCAAATTCCCCTTCCACAGGAGTCATGCTATCCTGTGGCCCACAGGCAACATATAAGAATGCCTGGTTCTCCAGAGAGCAGTCAGACTTTGggatttttgccagtttgatagGTGAAAACCCGgagctctttaaaaatacaaatgcatatGTCTTCCCACTAGAGATTCTTATTCAGTAGTTTGGGCTGGGCCctgaccatatatatatgttttaaattccgAGTGGTGATTTTGTAGTATAGCCAGGGTTTAGAACCACTGTTTCAAATTGCTGAATTTCTCTTGCTGTTCCCACAAGTGGTTTAAATGAGGTTGCCAACACtgggtatcattttttttttttcttttaatgaatctGTTACCAGCCTTTCCTTTTGcctcttttttctgttcttacGTACTTGTCGCCTCCTGGCCCAGGCCTCTGGGAGATGACAGAACTGGCTTTGTGGTCTGCAGGTGTCCGACTTCCGGGAGCAGCTGCTGGCGTGTGCCGGGGTGGAAGCTGAGCGCGTGGTGGAGTTCTCCTGTGGTGAGGACCCATGCCCAGGGTGTCGGGGCTGGGCCTCGTGTCACTGTCAGCCGTGTGCTGTTATCAGGCCCAGGGGCTGAGGCCACAAGAGGGCAGCTTCCTCGCGAGCTCCCCATCTCCGGGCTCTCCTGCTCTGCGTCCCCTGTGTCTGCACGGAGAGGCCTGGGCATCGCCGAGTCGGTCCCATGTGGaaacggggtggggggcgggggctgtgAATTGCTCTTCCTAGTCTGGAAGACAGGGTCGGGGGAAGCTCTTCCTGGACTCTGCCTTGCGGGACAGTCGACTCCAGTTCAGCCTCACTGGGTCTCGCCAGGTCACGTGATCCCTGCAGACAACATCCTGCCCCTCGTCATCTGCAGCGGGCCCTCCAGCCAGCAGCTGGAATTCACGTACCAGAAGAGAGAGCTGCCTCGCATGGTCCGTGCCAGGCAGCCTGCCTTCCCGCGGCCTTTGCgggggcaggaggcaggctcCGGGCTGGGGGCGCCCTGCCCCGGGCCGAGCGTTCAGGCGCTGGGCCCTCCATCCCAGCTGGCACCGGCTGGGCAGGATCTAGAGGTTTGCCACGGAAGGCCTGAGCCATCTCCAGCCTCACGAGCAGGCTGCTCAGTGCCTTTGGTTCTCTTGCCGTCTGGCTTTGCGGGCTCCGCCTGGGCAGGAATGCGGGTGTTGGGGGCACACCTCTAGTGGCATGCCTGGGGTTTTCAGTGCCTGATTTGTCACAGACGGGGCTTGATCCCCAGCAGGATGTTGGGAGTTGGAGAACAGTGGACTGAGCGGCAGCCCACGGTGGGTTTTGGCTCTGCTCTGCCAGCACGTGGTGTGTCACAGGTGCTGCCAGGCGCCAGAAGCATCATCGGTGCCTGGTAGGGAGGGTGGCACATTCCGCCCCGGGGAGCCACCTGGCCGTGCTCCCCCGCAGTCACCCGTGGGTCGCTGTACTTGGCTTTGAGCCTTTTTGGGGGGCTTCAGGAATGGCTCCGTGGCAGGTTCCTTGTCTTCCCTCCCTAGATGGATGAGACGGGTCGCATCCTCTGTAACCTGTGCAACGTGGTGCCGGGAGGGGTGGTCTGTTTCTTCCCCTCCTATGCGTACCAACGCCAGGTCCACGCCCACTGGGACAAGAGTGGCCTGCTGGCCCGCCTGGCTGTCAGGAAGAAGGTGAGTGGCTGCTCTGCTGGACTTCCCACCCGAGAGGACGCTGCCACCCAGAGCTCCTCCTTGGATCTCTTGCGTGCGGGGGCTTCCGCTAGTTCCTTACCCCCGCTTCCAATCCCTGATAACCATCCAGGGGATGTCCCCAAGGGCCCTGGCCCTGTGGGCTTCTCCAGTCCCCAGTCTGGAAAACATAAGGCCAAGAGCCACCCAAGACCCAGGCATTCTGGAACCCTTTTCTGGGAGACATTATATGTTTACCTTCAGATATTTCAGGAGCCCCAGAGAGTGAACCAGGTGGAGCAGGTGCTGCTGGAGTATTCCAGGTGCATTCAGGTAAGAGGTGTGGTTCTGAGGCCTTGGGTCCAAAGGGCACGTGGCGCTGGCAGCTGAAAGCACCGTGGCTGGCATCCACGCCCTGGCTCTGCAGCTCTGGGCTGGGTGTTTCCTGCAGCACTGTGGCCAGGCAGGGGGCATGGTGACAGGGGCCCTGATGTTCTCCGTGGTCGGAGGGAAGATGAGTGAAGGCATCAACTTCTCTGACAACCTTGGCCGGTAAGGGGTGGGCTTCCCGTCTCCCGCGGCTCTGACACCCACCCATCTGGCACCTTCGGAGTCCACACCTGGGCTGACCGCTCAGGCCCGTCACCCGCGAGGCGCACGGATGCAACAACTCTGGACTTGGCCCTTTGGGGCCAGGTGGAAAATCAGGCAGCCCCTAACTTGATCAGGACTCAGTTCCTTGGTCTAGACTGGATATCTCCGCTGAGAAAACCCTCTCCAGGTGGTAGGGACGAGGGGAGGGAGAGGCGGAAGGAAGTGGAGTGGAGGTGTGGGTGAGGACGGCCCCCTTGTCCTGGGCACCGCACAGCTGCCGTGACTCGCGTGTGCCTCCGCCCTAGGTGTGTGGTCATGGTGGGCATGCCCTTCCCCAGCATCAGGTCTGCAGAGCTGCAGGAGAAGATGGCTTACCTGGACCAGACCCTCGTGAGTACCGCCAGTGCCTCGGAGGATGAAGGGAGGGGGCACCCCACGGCTGTGACTCCCCCTTGCCCTGGGACGTGTGTGTCCCGTTTGCTCCAGAGCGATGGGACGCCCCTCCACAGCCCCTGAGCTTCTCCATGCCATCACCTATCATGCCGGCTGCTGTGCCCACGAGGCCCACGGGTCCCGCTCCAGAGCCCGGCTGTGTCACTGTCACTGAGAACACTAGGAGGAGGCAAGAGTCCGCTCTGACGGGTCACCTCCTTTGCCCTTCCCAGCCCCGAGCCCCAGGCCAGGTGCCCCCTGGGAAGGCGTTGGTGGAGAACCTGTGTATGAAGGCCGTCAACCAATCCATAGGTGAGCCTGGGCTGACGCTGCTGGCGAGATGGCTGGAGAGTGAGGCGACAGGAAGGAGGGATTTCACCTGCCCTCTCTCCAGCCCGAGCGCTGAGCAAGGGGAAGGGGACACAGTAGAAACGCACTGTGGGGGGAGGCAGGTTTAACTCAGACCCCCAACCTCTGTCCCCATCCAGGCAGGGCTATCAGGCATCAGAAGGATTTTGCCAGCATCGTGCTCCTGGACCAGCGGTACGCCCGCCCTCCTATCCTGGCAAAGCTGCCGGCCTGGATCCGGGATCGCGTGCAGGTCAAAGCCACCTTTGGCCCTGCCTTTGCTGCTCTGCGGAAGGTCAGTCCTGCCTTTCTCTCTCATCCCCAGACCCTCCCACCCCCgagccccaccccgcccccagccggTGTCTCcctgtctttccctctctccgCAGTTTCACAGAGAGAAGTCTGGCTCTTCCTGACAGATGGCTGCTGCACCACTGCCTGGTCACCAGGCCCTCCTTTCACCCCGCCCACTAGAAATGTTGTCTTGGGCCTGGTCTGCAGCGATCCTGCCTAAGAAGTTGTGAAGCCCAGGTGGCGAGCGCGGTAGCCCCCTTTTGGAATCAGTGGGCTGCCGGGACCTAGGAATAGGTGGAGAAGCCAACAGGAGAAAATGAGGCTGATCCTGAAGGAACAGTGCCCCGCCATTCCTGGGCCCGTCCCAGGGCAGGTGCCCTCCCTGGAATTGAGCCTGTCTTCCACTCGGCACGGCCCGGAGTCCAGCTCCCTGACCTGATTCCCGGCGGCCTTTGTGAGCGACTGTGGAGGCCACAGCACCTCCGCCCTTGCTTGCTTCTCAGTATCCACATTCTTAGAGGTGAGGTGGGGCAGGCCcgccctccctctcctttctcactAAAAGTAGCTGTTCTAGGCCTTTCACCCTCTCGCGGGGCTTCTGCTCACCCTAACCACCTTCTTGCTCTGAGTTGCTAAGAACTGCTCCCCACTCCTGCCTGCTGGTCTTCCTGCAGGCCCGCTCCTGGCCCTGCAGCAGGATCAGCTTCCCGGCTCGGCTCTAGGTCCTCCAAAGCaggggcccctccctccctccctccctccccaccagcacCAGCACTGGAGGCCATGCGGAGACTCCTCTTCGCCTGACATCAGCAATTATGCTGAGGGCCATCAGGCTCTCAGCGAGGCTATTTTTAGCGACCCTGTGTCTGTCACTGAGACATATCTTCCTGCGTGGAAATGTCCCTCCCCCCGCTGACCGCACCTCTCCCTGCCCCCGCTACCTGAGACCTGGCCTGGAGGGACATCACCTGCGTCTCGTGCAGCTGTGGTCTCCTAATTAAGAGGGCGCTGTTGGGTTATGTTCGGTTCTGGCATCGTACTTCTTTATTGACTCACGTACTGTTTGGCCGCAAAGTGTCTCTAGGGCAAAGTGTCTCTAAGGAAAAGGCACGCGCGCCGCGCCGGCCGAGGGGGTGGGTGAGGCACAGGCAGAGCGCAGCCCCTGAAGCAGCTCCAGGCAACAGAGCTGGCTGGTCCTCCGTGACCCCcttccctcccgggagcctgtccGTGATGAAGTCGGGGGCTTGGGGAAGGCGGAGTGAGCGAGCCCCTAGGATTCCCAGTCATCCTCGTCCTCCTCTCCTGGGGCTGGCTGCAGGGGAGGCAGGGGCGGGATGGAGTCGGACATTCGGGCAAAGGCTCCTCCCGGCCCCTCGCTGGCCCCCGGCCCGGGTCCTTTCCCGGAGATACCTGGGAGGGCAAAGGTGGAAGGTGAGGGGGGCTGGTTTGGGGCACCAGTCCACCCGGGCTCTAGAGACTTGAAACAGTGAGAAAAAAGGATGTGGACGACCTCAGCCAGGGAGGCAGCCGGGGTCCTGCTTCCTACCTTTGCGCCTCATGGCCAGCTTGTTGAAGAGATCCGACATCAGGTCTCCACCTTGGCTGGTGGCTCTCACTGCAACAGGAAAGCCATGAGGAGAAGATGAAGGGGCCAGGGGTGGACCAGATCCAGCCTGCCTAACACCCTGAGGGCTCCATCAGTGTCCTCTGTGCTCTTAACGCACCCGGCCCCTCTGCGGCCACGAGGCCGCCACGGCTCAcacccagcccctccgcggccaTGTGTCACCACAGCTCTTGGAGCTCTGGTCAGTGCTCATAAGAACACAGGTAACCTCTGAGTAACAACAGTCACAGCTACTCTGTGAGACAAGGGCACAGACGAGCAGCCTCGCTGGACAGACGAGGAATCTGGCCCAGAGAAATTAGGCAATTTGCTTGGGGTCACAGTGCAAAGCTcagaagcagagctgggactcaaaacTCAGGACTGGACTCCCAGGGCATTGCTGCTTTAGGCCCAGGTGTGGTATTTATGTCAGCCATGGGGATTCACAGCTGACGTAATCCAGAGTCTCAGAGGCCTAGAGAAGCAGGACTTAGCCAGGTCTCCGTCCCTAAAAACATCCCAGGTCCCTGCCCATTTCCTGGACAACTGGCAGAGTGTAAGAAGGCTCCTGCAGTTTGAGTGGCCGAGGCTCTGTCCCCTGCGGGCGTAGAGAGGACAGCTCCACTGCAGGCTCCAGGAGCAGGAAGGAGCCCTCGCGCGCGGGTCTGGCCGCACCTTGCTTCTGCTCCTTCTGCTTCTTCTTCTCCAGCTTGCGCTCCTTGACGCTGCGCAGCTTGGCCTTGCCGATGCCCCCGGCCTGGCGGATGGACTCCAGCAGAGTGGCCCGGCCACCGGAGGGGTCAACCACTTCCTTGGGCGCTCCCTGGACTGGGGTGGGAAGGGTGCAAGAGGCTGCTCAGGCAGGGCCTGGCCGTGCGGCCCAGAGGCGGCCCTGGGCAGTGTCTGAGGAAGGGCTCTTCCTCGGCGAGGAGACTCGGGGCCTGGACGCTGCCTGCATCTGCCCAGGCTCGGCCGGtccctctccagccccacctgcttTAGGTGCCACGCTGCACAGGTGGACCCTGGGAATCACCAGTGTGTTGAGTGTCTGAACTTAACACAGGAGCCAACGGGATTTCTGTGCCACTTCTGGGTGCTGGAGATGGACTGGGAGATACAGGAGTAAAACCGAAACCCTACAACTTAAGGGCCACGTAGATACTTTGTTGCTGTAGTTTTCCACGTCTATTAGTTGCCCCCTTTTCCCCGTTGGTTTAAGGGGGAATGGGGGGCCCACGGCTCCCCCTGTCCAGGCTCCACAGACATGGTTTGAAACTGCTGTTATGAACCCAGTAGAACAAGATTTTGTAATTAGAACTACTCTGAAAATCTAGCATTTATGACCACTTAACTAAGCTACAGAAAATCCTTCAGAGATCCAGAAATGAGGGGCACCCTCAGAGAaagcacccctccctgccccgcgTGCCCTATGCCGCCGCTACCTGAAGGAGATGCGCCACCGCTGTCATCCTCCCTGGCTGGCTGTCCCAGCGGGGCCACGGTCTGGGCTGGGGGCGGAGGTGGGAGAGCGCTGACCAGCAGGGCCGGAGctggtggcggcggcggtggcggcgggggTACTGCCAGCACCCCATCTTCTAGGcgggaagagtgtgagaaggtgCCTGTGCACGCAAGTGGCCACGCGGGGTGCTCCCGCCCAAGCCCATTCCCAACTCTCGGCTCACCGGGCTTGAAAGGCTCAGCCACCTCCGTGTGGAAGGCAGGCAGCTCTGGAATGGTGCCAGGGGCCGACGGGGCAATGCCGGGGCCTAGATCTGCACTGTACATGAGGTCGTCAGCCACGCCTGGCAGGTCGGGCAGGTAGGACGGCACATCGATCTCAGGCACTTGGCCCAGGTCAGGCACGTAGAAGTAGTTCTCTGGGACCTGTGGGACCGGGGAATGTGGCGGGCCTCGGGCAGCCAGCGGCCTCGCCCATCCCCGCCACAGCCGGCCGGGGTGAGGGGCTCAGCAGACCCCTGGCCAAGACCACACGGCAGGACCacgtcccctcccccacccaagcATCGTCCCTCTCCACCTGCTGCTCCAGCTGTTCTCTCTTGCTGATGGACAATGGGGCATCGAACAGCTTCTCCTCCGTCTCCGCGCCCAGCATCACATGGGTCTTTGTTACAGCACCAGCCAGGGGGTCCAGGAAGACATACTTTTTGTACCTACAGAGGAGGGGTGGAGGTCAGGAGCTCAGGCGATCCGACATCTGTTCTAGGCCCGTGGTCTGGACCACCTTTCCTACCTCATCGGGGCCACCATTAGTTTGTACCACGGCCTCCCAGGCCTTACCAGGCAAAACCAACTGGTCAGGAGCCTCCTGGCTCCCGCGTTGCAGACTTCTGCGGCACCCAAGTCTGGTGCCCCTGGCCCCCCACTAAGCCAggccaacccccacccccaccccgcccttaCAGGTTCTCCGTGGTGTTGAAGAGCAGCAAGGAGCTGACAGAGCTGATGTTGCTGGGGAgaccccccagcccctcctcggCTTCATCTTCAGGCTCTGGCTTGGTGCTCACACACACGGGGAAGTATTTCAGCTTCTCCTGCGGTGGGGTGACGGGAAATGACCGAGGGATGGTGGGTTTCAGCACCAGGCCAGAGTGACCTCCCCCACTGCAGTCAGAGTCCTCAGGGGACAGAATCCTGGGgtgggcctcagttcctccccAGTGCCCAGGTCACCCCCGTCAGACCTGCAGGGCCTGCTCGTCCAGGGGACGGTGCTTGCTCTGGACCCTGTGGCGGGCACGTCTCTGCAGGCCAGGGTCCTGGGCCCCCGTGAAGATGGAGCTGTACTCCTGCAGGCGCTCTGGGGCAGGGTACTTGGCACTGGAGAACACCTGTGTACACGGGGAGTCTGAGCACTTCCTCAGGGGGCCTGAGAAGCTCCAGACAGCCTGGGCAGGAGGAAAGCTTGCCGTGTGGCTGAAGCAGGGAGCTGGCAGCCTCAGAggcatggggagaggggagggaaggggatttCTGGGACTGCCGACCAGCCAGAGGGACAGGGCCACACACGCTACCTTGATGGCTTTCTTGCTGCCCTTGATCTTCTCAATCTTGGCCTGGGCCAAGGAGACCCTCTCCCCAATGGCCTGCAGCTGGCTCCGGCTGAGCTCTACTCGCTGGGAGATCCTGCCACcggaaaaaaaagtcacaggggCCGAAGGCTG
It encodes the following:
- the WASHC1 gene encoding WASH complex subunit 1 isoform X1 — its product is MRNTSQDEPRKYLLSAFYSLSVLQMGKLRFRSRKLRSSLLEKNLESRMVISDQEKCWPRKGTMTPTGTQSPLADQTYAVPLIQPDLRREEAIQQVADALQHLQKVSGDVFSRISQRVELSRSQLQAIGERVSLAQAKIEKIKGSKKAIKVFSSAKYPAPERLQEYSSIFTGAQDPGLQRRARHRVQSKHRPLDEQALQEKLKYFPVCVSTKPEPEDEAEEGLGGLPSNISSVSSLLLFNTTENLYKKYVFLDPLAGAVTKTHVMLGAETEEKLFDAPLSISKREQLEQQVPENYFYVPDLGQVPEIDVPSYLPDLPGVADDLMYSADLGPGIAPSAPGTIPELPAFHTEVAEPFKPEDGVLAVPPPPPPPPPAPALLVSALPPPPPAQTVAPLGQPAREDDSGGASPSVQGAPKEVVDPSGGRATLLESIRQAGGIGKAKLRSVKERKLEKKKQKEQKQVRATSQGGDLMSDLFNKLAMRRKGISGKGPGPGASEGPGGAFARMSDSIPPLPPLQPAPGEEDEDDWES
- the WASHC1 gene encoding WASH complex subunit 1 isoform X2; this translates as MRNTSQDEPRKYLLSAFYSLSVLQMGKLRFRSRKLRSSLLEKNLESRMVISDQEKCWPRKGTMTPTGTQSPLADQTYAVPLIQPDLRREEAIQQVADALQHLQKVSGDVFSRISQRVELSRSQLQAIGERVSLAQAKIEKIKGSKKAIKVFSSAKYPAPERLQEYSSIFTGAQDPGLQRRARHRVQSKHRPLDEQALQEKLKYFPVCVSTKPEPEDEAEEGLGGLPSNISSVSSLLLFNTTENLYKKYVFLDPLAGAVTKTHVMLGAETEEKLFDAPLSISKREQLEQQVPENYFYVPDLGQVPEIDVPSYLPDLPGVADDLMYSADLGPGIAPSAPGTIPELPAFHTEVAEPFKPDGVLAVPPPPPPPPPAPALLVSALPPPPPAQTVAPLGQPAREDDSGGASPSVQGAPKEVVDPSGGRATLLESIRQAGGIGKAKLRSVKERKLEKKKQKEQKQVRATSQGGDLMSDLFNKLAMRRKGISGKGPGPGASEGPGGAFARMSDSIPPLPPLQPAPGEEDEDDWES
- the WASHC1 gene encoding WASH complex subunit 1 isoform X5 — encoded protein: MQLFTRKFSLCRTERISQRVELSRSQLQAIGERVSLAQAKIEKIKGSKKAIKVFSSAKYPAPERLQEYSSIFTGAQDPGLQRRARHRVQSKHRPLDEQALQEKLKYFPVCVSTKPEPEDEAEEGLGGLPSNISSVSSLLLFNTTENLYKKYVFLDPLAGAVTKTHVMLGAETEEKLFDAPLSISKREQLEQQVPENYFYVPDLGQVPEIDVPSYLPDLPGVADDLMYSADLGPGIAPSAPGTIPELPAFHTEVAEPFKPEDGVLAVPPPPPPPPPAPALLVSALPPPPPAQTVAPLGQPAREDDSGGASPSVQGAPKEVVDPSGGRATLLESIRQAGGIGKAKLRSVKERKLEKKKQKEQKQVRATSQGGDLMSDLFNKLAMRRKGISGKGPGPGASEGPGGAFARMSDSIPPLPPLQPAPGEEDEDDWES
- the WASHC1 gene encoding WASH complex subunit 1 isoform X3 is translated as MTPTGTQSPLADQTYAVPLIQPDLRREEAIQQVADALQHLQKVSGDVFSRISQRVELSRSQLQAIGERVSLAQAKIEKIKGSKKAIKVFSSAKYPAPERLQEYSSIFTGAQDPGLQRRARHRVQSKHRPLDEQALQEKLKYFPVCVSTKPEPEDEAEEGLGGLPSNISSVSSLLLFNTTENLYKKYVFLDPLAGAVTKTHVMLGAETEEKLFDAPLSISKREQLEQQVPENYFYVPDLGQVPEIDVPSYLPDLPGVADDLMYSADLGPGIAPSAPGTIPELPAFHTEVAEPFKPEDGVLAVPPPPPPPPPAPALLVSALPPPPPAQTVAPLGQPAREDDSGGASPSVQGAPKEVVDPSGGRATLLESIRQAGGIGKAKLRSVKERKLEKKKQKEQKQVRATSQGGDLMSDLFNKLAMRRKGISGKGPGPGASEGPGGAFARMSDSIPPLPPLQPAPGEEDEDDWES
- the WASHC1 gene encoding WASH complex subunit 1 isoform X4, with the protein product MPYPQALGLAPPKVQDRACGSDGAPTGCYGTRREQMLERKTSACSPRISQRVELSRSQLQAIGERVSLAQAKIEKIKGSKKAIKVFSSAKYPAPERLQEYSSIFTGAQDPGLQRRARHRVQSKHRPLDEQALQEKLKYFPVCVSTKPEPEDEAEEGLGGLPSNISSVSSLLLFNTTENLYKKYVFLDPLAGAVTKTHVMLGAETEEKLFDAPLSISKREQLEQQVPENYFYVPDLGQVPEIDVPSYLPDLPGVADDLMYSADLGPGIAPSAPGTIPELPAFHTEVAEPFKPEDGVLAVPPPPPPPPPAPALLVSALPPPPPAQTVAPLGQPAREDDSGGASPSVQGAPKEVVDPSGGRATLLESIRQAGGIGKAKLRSVKERKLEKKKQKEQKQVRATSQGGDLMSDLFNKLAMRRKGISGKGPGPGASEGPGGAFARMSDSIPPLPPLQPAPGEEDEDDWES